The Sphaerochaeta globosa str. Buddy region CGGGGGTATGTATACCTTCGGTCTGACCGATGTTACCAGAACCATTCTCTTCGGCAATGCCACCGATGAGCAAAAGCGTGACTATACCTTGGTACTGAAAGGCAATCTTGCCCTCGCAGGCATGCGTTTTCCTGAAGGAACCTGTGGGTATCAGTTGGATGTGCTTGCAAGGCAGTTCCTTTGGCAGCAGGGGCTGAGTTATTTCCATGGTACCGGGCATGGGCTTGGTTTCAGGCTTTGTGTGCATGAAGGACCTCAGTCGATCAGTCCCAAGCCGCTTGCCGTACCTTTGAAAAAAGGCATGATCGTCAGTGATGAGCCGGGAATTTACAAGGAAGGCCGGCATGGAATCCGCATCGAGAACATCCTTGCAATCAGAGACGATGTGAAAACGGAATTCGGGCAGTTCTTGAGCTTTGAAGTCTTGACCATCTGTCCGTTTGAACGCACCTTGATAGATAAGAAGCTGCTTACAGAGGTGGAGATTGCAATGGTGGACGCCTACCATCGATGGGTCTATGAGGAGCTGAAGGACTTGGTTGACAGTACTGCACTGCCATACTTGGAAAGAGCTACCGAACGTTTGTAAGCAGATATACGGATAAGGAGAATATACCAATGGTTGAAGCATTGAAAAAGATGGGAAAAATTTCCCGTAAAGGTCCCGTCGTCCTGGTGATTATGGACGGAGTAGGATTTGGAAAATACAAAGAGGGCGATGCAGTTGCAGCCGCTCTTACCGGAAATTTGAATAAACTGTACAAGGCCTATCCATGGACCAAACTGAAGGCTCATGGTCTTGCTGTCGGACTTCCCAGTGATGATGACATGGGTAACAGTGAGGTCGGCCATAATGCCATGGGTTGCGGCCGTGTTTTCTCCCAGGGAGCAAAACTGGTCAACAACTCCATCGATACCGGCGCCATGTTTGAGGGATCGACCTGGAAAAAATTGGTCCATAATGCAAAGGCCAATGCATCGAGTCTTCACTTCATCGGATTGCTCAGTGATGGTAATGTCCATTCGCATATCGACAATCTCAAAGCCATGATAGTACAGGCCAAGAAGGAAGGTGTTGCAAAGGTTCGTGTGCATGCAATGCTTGACGGCCGTGATGTTGGGGAAGTCAGCGCCCTTGAGTACTTCGACCCCTTCGAGGCTTTTCTTGCTTCCCTGAACGATGCAACCTTCGATGCTAAAATTGCAAGCGGTGGCGGACGCATGGTTATTACCATGGACCGCTACAATGCCAACTGGAATATGGTCAGAAAGGGTTGGGAAACCCATGTTTTGGGTGAGGGGCGGCAGTTTGAATCTGCTCACGTGGCTATTGAAACTCTACGCAAGGAGAGCAAGGCCATCGACCAGGATCTGCCTCCGTTTGTCATTTCCAAGAACGGCAAGCCGGTGGGAACCATTGAGGACGGAGACAGTGTCATTCTCTTCAATTTCCGCGGTGACCGTGCCCTTGAGATTACCAAGGCTTTCGAGGCAGAACAGCTTAGTGAGTTCGACCGAAAGCGCCGTCCGAAGGTAGAGTATGCCGGCATGATGGAGTATGACGGGGATTTGCATGTTCCCAAGCAGTTCTTGGTTACTCCTCCAGCCATCGACAAGACAATTGCCGAGTATCTCTGTGCCTCCAAAGTGAGGCAGTTCTCTATCAGTGAAACACAGAAATTCGGCCATGTCACCTACTTCTTCAATGGAAACAAGAGCGGTAAGTTTGATGACAAGCTTGAAGAGTATGTTGAGATTCTCAGTGATATCGTCCCCTTCGAGGAAAGACCGTGGATGAAGTGTGCTGAGATAGCCGATCGTGTCATCAAGGAAGTCGACAGCGGCAAATGGGATTTCATCAAGCTAAACTTCCCCAACGGGGATATGGTCGGTCACACAGGCAACTTCCAGGCTGTTGTATGCTCCATGGAAGGTCTTGACCTGCAGATTGGAAGAATCCACAAGGCAGTGATGGAAGCCGGTGGTGTTATGGTCATCACTGCCGACCATGGCAATGCCGACGATATGTTTGAGCACGGCAAAGATGGAAGTGTACAGTACAAGGAAAACGGGGATCCAAAGTCAAAGACCAGTCACTCACTCAATCCCGTTCCCTGCATCATCTGTGATAGTTCCTATGAAGGTGAGTATGAAACCGAGCTGAAGACCGGTCTTGGGATCAGCAGCATTGCAGCAACCTGCATGAACCTTCTCGACTTTGAAGCTCCCGCTCTCTATGATCCGAGCATCATAACCATGCGGTAGCAGAATTTCTGTGTTATGATTTACAGGGCCTACGGGCCCTGTTTTTCATTGATAAGGAGGTTTCTATGGAGTACAAGGAGTTTGGTAGGACTGGTCATCGTTCCAGCAGGGTTATTTTCGGCGCTGCTGCCTTTTGGGATGTGACCCAACAGCAAGCGGACAAGACCCTTGGCCTTTTGCTTGACCATGGAGTCAACCATATCGATACCGCCCGCAGCTATGGTGATGCCGAATTGCATGTCGGCCCTTGGATGAAAGAGAAGCGATCTTCCTTTTTTCTTGCTTCCAAGACTGGGATGCGTACCAAAGAAGAAGCTTTGGCAGAGCTCAAGCAAACGCTTACGCGCCTGCAGACTGAGTATCTGGACCTCTGGCAGTTGCATTTTCTCGTAGATCCCAAGGAGTGGGAGGTTGCCATGGGGGAAGGTGGGGCCTTAGAGGCTGCCATTGAAGCAAAAAAGCAGGGCTTGGTACGGTTTCTTGGTGTTACCGGCCATGGTGTCGATGCCCCGAAGGCGCATCTGAAAAGCCTTGAAGTATATGATTTCGACGCTGTACTGTTGCCCTACAACTATACCATGCTGCAGAATCCTACCTATACACAGGACATGGACAAGCTACTGGGTGTCTGCAGCAAACGCAATATTGCAGTACAGACCATCAAAGCTCTTGCACGCGGTGAATATAAGCCTCAGGAAAAAACCTTTGCAACATGGTATGACGCTCTCAGTGATGAGGAATCGATCGGGAAAGCAGTACACTATGTTCTGTCCAACGAGCAGCTGTTTCTGAACAGTACCGGTGACATTACTCTATTGCCTGCTTTACTGAAGGCGGCAGAGAAGACCATTGTCCGGCCCACAGAGGCGGAGATGAGAAATTTGGTGAAGAAAGAGGGAATGCAGCCGCTTTTTACGTAACTATGTCCAGATATGATAGGTTCTGGTCACAAGAATGAGAATGGTAGTTCCAGCCACATAAAAAATCAGTCCGAACACGTTTAAGAGCGTGTTTTGGCTGATTGTGACCAGGGCATTGCCTATGATCATAAGGATGAAGGAGAGACAGCGGACAAAGGTTTGCCTGCTGAACTGTTCCTCGAACATGGCAATGACAAACGTAATGACAGCCAGAACATTGATCAGGATGCACACTCCAAGGAATAAGGAATTGGTCACACTCGCTTCAAAAAGGAATGAGGGTGAATTGGCCGATACCGGTACGATTATCGATAAAAAGAGTGCACTCGCTGCAGCCACGAACGAATACTGGCTGAGTTTTGTCGGGTTTATGGTCTGTTGGAAAAGACCTGATGCCAGGAAAAGAAATGAGGAGAAGAGCAGGGAGAAGTGATACAGCACCGAAATGGCAGACGGACTGAGTATGAAGATATGGGTAATTGAATGATAGAGCGGAAGGATCTTGACGTTGCCCAGGCTTATCATCAGAAACAAGAGCGGAAGCACCCTTGCTTCAGCTCCAACATTCGCCCGGTAGAAAAAACAAAGAAGCAAGGCTGCTGCAAACGCTACCCACAAATGAATTAGTGAAGGGATCAGATGGGCACGGGCTATGACCCATGTCTCTTGCTGTACTGCACTGATAATCCCGTGGGTTATGCAAACAGTGAGAATGAGCGTTATCAGGCCCTGGATGCCCAGCAGGACGAAGCGAAGATTTTTCCCCATAATCTCTTACAGAATATCGGGGTAGGCACTCTCTGTGAGGACCCCCAGACGTTGGCAGGTGTAGGCTGAACCAAAGGCTGCTATGTAGGAATCCACCAGAATTCCCAATCCGTTGAGAATCGGCATCAGCGCGACCATAGTCATCTCAGCTCCATATAGGTCGATTTTCAGAAACTGCAGGACTATGATGGAGATGAAGAATACCTCGTAACCGAGGTAGAGAGGACTTGCATATGCGAAAAGGGCGCTACTAAGGGCCACAAAGAGAATCACCGTATCAGAGGGCATTGAAGCGGTGGCGGCATACAGCAGGCTGAGCACGCTCAAGGTAGCGATCATAGCCGAACCACCCCTTCCAATGAGGGTATAAAGCGGTATTGCCGTTGCACTGACCCGCTTCTGGCAACCAAGGTTGTGCCTGGAGAGGGAGATGGAAATCGGGCTGGAGAAGAAAATGCTGCCAGTGAAGAGAGCGGCGGCTGCCGGGGCAAGCATACGGTACAGAATCATATAGGGATTAACACGGAAACGGGTGACCAGACTAAAGAGAAGGGGCAATATCAGCAGCGTCACCGAAAGGGTGGAGATGATGAGCATGATCAAGAAGCGACCGGCAACAAAGAGTGTTCCCTCCATCTGCAAATGGCTGAACCAATAGGATGCAGCAAAGAAAACAAAGAGGTGGCCTGAGGTGCTGAAAGCCCTGGCAAGGCGAAACATAGTCTCACTGAGTGAGTTCATGGTGACGTACGCCGGTCTGATAACCTCAACATTGGGCTTGAGGAAGTAACCGAAAACCAAAGCTATTACCAAAACAGGAAGCAAGAAGCTCTCTGCATTTGCCAGCGTGTAGAATGGATTGATGGGCAGCATCGATTCAAAGAGGGTGGAAATCGATTGGGGGGCAATTATCGAAAGCGTTGAAGCATCGCTGCCGGCACTGGTGCTTGCAGGGAAATACGACGGGAAGAACCTGAAAACAATGGCAGAAACCAGAACCAACAACAACGTCGAAAACACGCTCCATAGGATGGTAGTACGTGCAAACACACCACCCTTACGATCTTTTCTGAGTGAAGCTATCCCGCTTGAGAAGCCGAAAAAGACCAGTGGAATTAATACAAACCCACCGAGCTGCACGAAAAGGGCGGTGACGGTATACATCACTTGTTGAAATATACCCGACTCTCCAAATAAAAGGGTTGCAGCCAAACCAAGGGCAGTTGCAGCCAGATAACTTATCCAGGTCTTCATAGTTTCCAAGAGTATCTTATCAGATGCAGCAAGTCAATCAAACGTCGCTTTTCATTCCAAGAGCTGTAAAAGCTTGTAGCCGGACTGCATCTCAGCTTCCATAAGAACCTTGATATAGGTGCTTACATTCCCCATTCCTTTGATTACAGCAAGAGAGAGTGCTGACAGATAGATAATCTCCTGCATCGCCTCCTTTGCATACCAGGTAACACCCTGGTACTCGTTGACCTGTGCATAATTGGCAAGGCTTGGGTCTGAGAGCAACAGCGCAAGAATCTGTTTTGGATCTTCAGTGCTATCATCCACCATGAAAGCCGCACTGGAAAGAATTGCAGCGCTATGGCAGGCCTTGCGGGCTGATTCCTGGGTAAATCCAGCTTCACAGAGCTCCTTGGAGAAAAATCGTGAGAGCAGCAGTGTGTCGCTTGCCTTCATTGCTTCGCTGATGGTTGCCTCATCGCTGAGAAAGGGTTTGAGGAAGAAGGAAGCTGCAACTACCGCTTCCATCTCATCCAGGATGCGCGATCCATGCAACAGGACGCGGCTCTCCTCACTTTTAAAGAGCGTGCTGTATCGCTGTACTTGAGCAAGCATCTGTGCTGGACTGACGTCCCTAGGCAGCGAAGGCAGCGATTTCTTGGCGGCAGGATGCAGATTTTCCACCGCAGCCACCAAATGAGCATACGCTTCGGCCAAGGTAAGAATGAGCTTTCGCTCGCTTTTACTGGTGGCTTGCCCACTAAGAATGAGTTTCATCTGCTTGAAGAAACTCTCAGAGTGGAAGCTTTCCATCGCCTTGTACACCGGTTTGAGGCGCAGGGCAAGAATTTCCTGCTCGAGGTTGGCCACTCCGTTTTCCCCAATCTGTTCGTAGAGCTCGGCATACGTCCCATCGACGTCCTCTACCTCGCGGATGTTTAAAAACACCTTGGTCTCAAAACCATTGAGGTGAAGGGCAAAGCCTTCGTCATATACCCTGAGCGAAGGTTTCATATAGGTAAGCGATTCATTGAAAGATTCATAAATCAGGTACCGTCTTCCTCCGACAGTCAATCCGAGAGCTTCTGCCAGACTTGTCGTCTCGCTGTGTTTCTCTTCCCCGACTTTCTGCTGTTTGGGAGCACTGGTTTTAATCCAACCCTCTACACCTTCATATTGGTTGTTGTACAACACGAGAGCCCGCTCCCGCTCATTGCCATTGACATAGCAGAAGGCCGACTGCTGGACGGCGCCGTCACGATAGAGGTCGAAAAGTTGGAAATATTCGACACCACTGAACAGGTAACGCTTTTTCAGAAGTGGGAAAATTCGCCGATAATGCTCATCGATCAAATATTGGTTGGGCTTTTCGTCCCAATAGGCACGTCGGTATTCCATCCCGTATTTTTCCCGGTAGCCCTCGATCTGACCGTGTCCGAACATCGGAAGGCCCGGCATGGTGGACAACAGGGTGCAGACCCCGAAATACTTATCCCCATCCCCAAACTGGGAAACTGCAGTTTCCTCATCGGGATTGTTCATGAAATTGACAAAGCGTTTGAGAATTTCCGGTTCGAAAGCGATGGTGTTTTTAATCGTCTCACGATATTTCTGGTTCTCTTGGTTCTTGAGCATATTCATAAAGGCACTGTTGTAGACACGGTGCATTCCCAGAGTCCGAACAAAATAGCCTTCCATCATCCAGAATGCTTCGGCAAGCAATAGGGTATCCGGAAGTTCCTCATTGATCCGATCAACCACCTCACGCCAGAATTCCTGAGGAATTTTCTGGTTGAACTCTATCTCATCCATACCATACTGAGTGCGGCCTGCAATATCGCCTCCGTGCCCGGGTTTTGGGTACCAGAGTCGTTGGATATGCTTCTTTGCCAAGGTCATGGCTGCATCGAAACGAATGATTGGGAAGTTGCTCGCCACATGTTTAATCTGCTGATACACCGCCTCACGGGTGGCGGGATTGAGGAAATCAAGTTGGGCAGTATCGTTCCAGGGCATCGAGGTTCCATCGTTGCCATGGAAAATATAGGAGGTTTCTCCCGTACGGAGATCCTTGCGCCTGAACGTGACAGCAGCATCGCTGCGGTCATAGTAGTGGTCTTCAAGTTGTATCTCGACATTTGGATCGGAAGAAAGGTTCGGTCCGTCATACGTATAGGACGGGAAGGGAGGATAACTTTGCTGGATGAAATACTCGCTGTGATTGAAGACCCAGTCCCCATCGATGCCACAGTGGTTTGGTACCATGTCGCTTGCGAGCCGGATACCGTAGCCTCTGCAACGCTGGCGCAGATTGTCCAGTGCCTGCCACCCACCGATCGTTTGGGCAATTTCATAGTTCTTCAACGAGTACGCTGATGCTTCCGCATCAGGATTGCCACACAAATTCTTGATTTTCTTACTTGCCAGACTGCGCTCCCAAAGACCGATGAGCCATAGGGCTGTAATACCGCGGGAGCTGAGTTTCTCAAGTTCCTGGTCGGGAATCTTGTCCAAAGTATCGATTGGATACCCGTACTCCTTGCTGAGCTGGTCAAGCCAGACCAAGGTGGACTTGGCCAGCATGATTACATTGGGCATCCAGTTCCTGTCTGCAGTGAACGCCTCGTACTCATGATCGAAGATGCTGTAATCGGGTACCGCCATCGCCGGGCTTCCCCCACCACCAACAGGGGGGAAGTGAGGTTTATCCTCCTCCTGCACAAAGTCGATCGCCCTGAGCAGCATCGTCTTGAGACTTTGGGGAATGAGGTCGGCCCATGCTTCGAGAATATAGCTTATCTGGTCCAAAAGAGAATCCGGATAGAGTTTTGCAGGACGGGTAAGGAAGGAGAAAATGTCTGAATCACTGCTTCCCATGACAGCTGAGGCTTTGGTGTATCCTCCCAACAGGGCGGTAACAGCCTGGGATGCTTGGGGGAAGGTGAGACCTTCAGGGGCTAGAAAGGGTTTCGCAGCCTGTATCAGGGCAGGGTTCTCCTGCATGACCTGATGCAGAAAGTAGCCGCGAAGCGACTCCTCATAGAAGTAATCCAGAGGGAGCGATTGCTGTACCAGAAGCGGGGAAGGAAACTCCTTCATATAGAAGGCCAAAACCTCCTGGGCTGCATGGTTCTTGTTGATCAAGGCCGTCAGGCGGGTGAAAAAATCAGGTTCGCTGTCATTGAGATATCGGCTCAGTACACTTTGATAGAGTTGGTAAAGGACGGCGGTAGCATGTAATTTTCCTGCAGAGACCCAGTCATTGCCCCCCTTTGCCTTCACTTTACTGTTGTAGAAGTATGCGATTTCTGTGGCTTGCTTATACAATGCTCCAAGATCGGAATCTGAAGGAAACAATACTGGAAAAAAATCCATTTCAGTCCTGGTGCGAACTGAAATGCGAAAATCACGTGTAATCAAATCACGCCTCCCTGAGGGTGGGTCCATCCCTGAACGGTTAAGCAAGTATACCATGAGAGCGCTTGGTTGTAACCCCTTTCTTGAAAAAGGGTGACTGTTAGACTAGTGTATTTGTTACCGGAAGAGAAGAATAATAGTCTGTAAGCATCTTTTCTGCCAAATTTATGACCAATGGAAGGGATATCTCCTCATCGGAGGTAAACCGTTCCAGCACAAAGGATGCTACCGAGCCGTGAACAGGCCTTCCAATGCCGATTCGGAGTCTGGAAAACTGGTCGCTTTGGGCATGTGCCTTGATTGATTTCAAGCCGTTGTGCCCGCCCAACCCTCCTCCTTTTTGCAGCCGAAGCGTCCCGTACGGCAACTCCAAGTCGTCGTGTATGACCAGAATCTCTTCCGCAGAATAGCCGTAGAAATCCATACAGGCTCGCACCGACCTGCCGCTCTCATTCATGTAGGTCGTCGGTTTGAGAAGTTTTAGTGTAAGTGCGGTGCTTACGAGGCCGTGGAACTTTTCACTCCAGCTTTGATTTGGATAGAGATGCTCTGCAACCATCCAACCAATATTATGCCTTGTCCTTGCATACGCCTTGCCAGGGTTGCCCAGAAATACCAGAAGCTTTACCATGCCTGTATCATACGGGCTATACGGGAGGCATGCAACGATGTACGTAATGGTTTTCTATGTTCCCCAGTCGCATCTTGAGGTAGTAAAAGAGGCAGTCTTCAATGCAGGGGCCGGTACTATGGGCCAGTATGACCGATGTTGCTTCCAAACCTTGGGAGATGGTCAATTTCGGCCTCTTGAAGGGAGTTCTCCCTTTCTTGGGCAGGTCGGAACGCTTGAACAAGTACCAGAGTGGCGATTAGAATTGGTGGTTGATGAAGAGCATGCCGCCCAGGCGGTCCAAGCCCTGCTGGACAGCCATCCCTATGAGGTCCCTGCCTATCATTTGATCCCGGTCTTGACCCTTGAGGGGGTCGAGTTCAGCGAATAGAGGAGCTTCTATGGCAAAGACGATTGCCCAGATCAACGAGAAGATCAAGGCAGGAAAGGCGGTGGTAGTTACTGCCGAAGCCTTCAAACGTATGGCGAAGGGAAAAGACCTCGCCGAGCTGGCCCAAGAAGTGGATGTGGTTACCACAGCCACCTTCGGCCCGATGTGCTCCTCTGGAGCGGTTATCAATCTCGGGCACTGGTCACCGGGCATCAGGATGGAGGAAATCTCCCTCAATGGAGTCAGCGCCTATGAAGGGCTTGCTGCGGTCGATACCTATATCGGGGCAACCAGCGAATCGAAGTTTGACCCTACCTATGGAGGGGCAAACGTAATCGAGGATCTCATCCGAGGCAAGGATGTACGCCTGCATGCCAGAGGAAAAGGGACCGACTGTTATCCTACCAAGGAAATCGATACGTGGATCAATAAAGAGACGGTAAACGAATTCTACCTTTTCAATCCCCGTAATGCGTACCAAAACTATGCAGCGGCCACCAACAGTACGAATCGCATCAAGTATACATACATGGGAAGCCTGCTGCCGCGCTATAGCAACATTACCTATTCAACCAGCGGTGAACTCAGTCCGTTGCTTAATGACCCGTATTTACGGACCATCGGGCTTGGAACCCGCATTTTCCTTGGTGGTACTGAGGGGTATGTGGTCTGGAATGGAACACAGTTCAATACCCGCCGTGAACGCAATGAATACGGTATTCCCAAACTCCCTGGAGCCACCTTGGCGGTAATCGGGGACGCAAAACAGATGTCCTCCGACTTCATCCGCTCCGCCTACTACGAAAAATATGGGGTTTCACTTTTCGTCGGAATAGGGATTCCCATTCCGGTGTTGGACGAGAAAATGGCAAAGTACTTGAGTATCACCAACGACCAGATTGAGACCTCCATTCTCGATTACGGTCAGGAAAACCATCCCGCTTTGGCTTCAACCACCTACGCCCAGCTTGCCAGCGGAAGCGTAACCCTGCCCGATGGCAAAGAGGTCAAGACAGCTCCGCTCTCTTCCCTTGCCAAAGCCCGTGAGATTGCCGAGATGCTCTGCCAATGGATCCGTGATAAGAAATTCTTCCTTACCGAACCGGTGCAAATGCTGCCCAAAGACAGCTTTGTCAAACCCTTGGTACCTCGTGA contains the following coding sequences:
- a CDS encoding homocysteine biosynthesis protein yields the protein MAKTIAQINEKIKAGKAVVVTAEAFKRMAKGKDLAELAQEVDVVTTATFGPMCSSGAVINLGHWSPGIRMEEISLNGVSAYEGLAAVDTYIGATSESKFDPTYGGANVIEDLIRGKDVRLHARGKGTDCYPTKEIDTWINKETVNEFYLFNPRNAYQNYAAATNSTNRIKYTYMGSLLPRYSNITYSTSGELSPLLNDPYLRTIGLGTRIFLGGTEGYVVWNGTQFNTRRERNEYGIPKLPGATLAVIGDAKQMSSDFIRSAYYEKYGVSLFVGIGIPIPVLDEKMAKYLSITNDQIETSILDYGQENHPALASTTYAQLASGSVTLPDGKEVKTAPLSSLAKAREIAEMLCQWIRDKKFFLTEPVQMLPKDSFVKPLVPREGGEK
- a CDS encoding aldo/keto reductase, which codes for MEYKEFGRTGHRSSRVIFGAAAFWDVTQQQADKTLGLLLDHGVNHIDTARSYGDAELHVGPWMKEKRSSFFLASKTGMRTKEEALAELKQTLTRLQTEYLDLWQLHFLVDPKEWEVAMGEGGALEAAIEAKKQGLVRFLGVTGHGVDAPKAHLKSLEVYDFDAVLLPYNYTMLQNPTYTQDMDKLLGVCSKRNIAVQTIKALARGEYKPQEKTFATWYDALSDEESIGKAVHYVLSNEQLFLNSTGDITLLPALLKAAEKTIVRPTEAEMRNLVKKEGMQPLFT
- a CDS encoding cation:dicarboxylate symporter family transporter; its protein translation is MKTWISYLAATALGLAATLLFGESGIFQQVMYTVTALFVQLGGFVLIPLVFFGFSSGIASLRKDRKGGVFARTTILWSVFSTLLLVLVSAIVFRFFPSYFPASTSAGSDASTLSIIAPQSISTLFESMLPINPFYTLANAESFLLPVLVIALVFGYFLKPNVEVIRPAYVTMNSLSETMFRLARAFSTSGHLFVFFAASYWFSHLQMEGTLFVAGRFLIMLIISTLSVTLLILPLLFSLVTRFRVNPYMILYRMLAPAAAALFTGSIFFSSPISISLSRHNLGCQKRVSATAIPLYTLIGRGGSAMIATLSVLSLLYAATASMPSDTVILFVALSSALFAYASPLYLGYEVFFISIIVLQFLKIDLYGAEMTMVALMPILNGLGILVDSYIAAFGSAYTCQRLGVLTESAYPDIL
- the gpmI gene encoding 2,3-bisphosphoglycerate-independent phosphoglycerate mutase; the protein is MVEALKKMGKISRKGPVVLVIMDGVGFGKYKEGDAVAAALTGNLNKLYKAYPWTKLKAHGLAVGLPSDDDMGNSEVGHNAMGCGRVFSQGAKLVNNSIDTGAMFEGSTWKKLVHNAKANASSLHFIGLLSDGNVHSHIDNLKAMIVQAKKEGVAKVRVHAMLDGRDVGEVSALEYFDPFEAFLASLNDATFDAKIASGGGRMVITMDRYNANWNMVRKGWETHVLGEGRQFESAHVAIETLRKESKAIDQDLPPFVISKNGKPVGTIEDGDSVILFNFRGDRALEITKAFEAEQLSEFDRKRRPKVEYAGMMEYDGDLHVPKQFLVTPPAIDKTIAEYLCASKVRQFSISETQKFGHVTYFFNGNKSGKFDDKLEEYVEILSDIVPFEERPWMKCAEIADRVIKEVDSGKWDFIKLNFPNGDMVGHTGNFQAVVCSMEGLDLQIGRIHKAVMEAGGVMVITADHGNADDMFEHGKDGSVQYKENGDPKSKTSHSLNPVPCIICDSSYEGEYETELKTGLGISSIAATCMNLLDFEAPALYDPSIITMR
- a CDS encoding alpha-amylase family glycosyl hydrolase, with amino-acid sequence MITRDFRISVRTRTEMDFFPVLFPSDSDLGALYKQATEIAYFYNSKVKAKGGNDWVSAGKLHATAVLYQLYQSVLSRYLNDSEPDFFTRLTALINKNHAAQEVLAFYMKEFPSPLLVQQSLPLDYFYEESLRGYFLHQVMQENPALIQAAKPFLAPEGLTFPQASQAVTALLGGYTKASAVMGSSDSDIFSFLTRPAKLYPDSLLDQISYILEAWADLIPQSLKTMLLRAIDFVQEEDKPHFPPVGGGGSPAMAVPDYSIFDHEYEAFTADRNWMPNVIMLAKSTLVWLDQLSKEYGYPIDTLDKIPDQELEKLSSRGITALWLIGLWERSLASKKIKNLCGNPDAEASAYSLKNYEIAQTIGGWQALDNLRQRCRGYGIRLASDMVPNHCGIDGDWVFNHSEYFIQQSYPPFPSYTYDGPNLSSDPNVEIQLEDHYYDRSDAAVTFRRKDLRTGETSYIFHGNDGTSMPWNDTAQLDFLNPATREAVYQQIKHVASNFPIIRFDAAMTLAKKHIQRLWYPKPGHGGDIAGRTQYGMDEIEFNQKIPQEFWREVVDRINEELPDTLLLAEAFWMMEGYFVRTLGMHRVYNSAFMNMLKNQENQKYRETIKNTIAFEPEILKRFVNFMNNPDEETAVSQFGDGDKYFGVCTLLSTMPGLPMFGHGQIEGYREKYGMEYRRAYWDEKPNQYLIDEHYRRIFPLLKKRYLFSGVEYFQLFDLYRDGAVQQSAFCYVNGNERERALVLYNNQYEGVEGWIKTSAPKQQKVGEEKHSETTSLAEALGLTVGGRRYLIYESFNESLTYMKPSLRVYDEGFALHLNGFETKVFLNIREVEDVDGTYAELYEQIGENGVANLEQEILALRLKPVYKAMESFHSESFFKQMKLILSGQATSKSERKLILTLAEAYAHLVAAVENLHPAAKKSLPSLPRDVSPAQMLAQVQRYSTLFKSEESRVLLHGSRILDEMEAVVAASFFLKPFLSDEATISEAMKASDTLLLSRFFSKELCEAGFTQESARKACHSAAILSSAAFMVDDSTEDPKQILALLLSDPSLANYAQVNEYQGVTWYAKEAMQEIIYLSALSLAVIKGMGNVSTYIKVLMEAEMQSGYKLLQLLE
- a CDS encoding NIF3 1, which codes for MYVMVFYVPQSHLEVVKEAVFNAGAGTMGQYDRCCFQTLGDGQFRPLEGSSPFLGQVGTLEQVPEWRLELVVDEEHAAQAVQALLDSHPYEVPAYHLIPVLTLEGVEFSE
- the pth gene encoding aminoacyl-tRNA hydrolase is translated as MVKLLVFLGNPGKAYARTRHNIGWMVAEHLYPNQSWSEKFHGLVSTALTLKLLKPTTYMNESGRSVRACMDFYGYSAEEILVIHDDLELPYGTLRLQKGGGLGGHNGLKSIKAHAQSDQFSRLRIGIGRPVHGSVASFVLERFTSDEEISLPLVINLAEKMLTDYYSSLPVTNTLV